The Lysobacter sp. genome includes a window with the following:
- a CDS encoding YcgL domain-containing protein has protein sequence MHAYVYKSQRKADTYLYLAARDDFACLPAPLRTQLGPLQFVLEVALTPERKLARVDPAVVRANLGAQRFHVQFPPTMADPMTEDWGTDG, from the coding sequence ATGCATGCCTACGTCTACAAGAGCCAACGGAAGGCCGATACCTATCTTTATCTGGCCGCGCGCGACGATTTCGCGTGCCTGCCCGCCCCCCTGCGCACCCAGCTCGGGCCGCTGCAGTTCGTGCTCGAGGTCGCGCTGACGCCGGAACGCAAACTGGCCCGGGTCGATCCCGCCGTGGTTCGCGCCAACCTGGGCGCGCAGCGCTTCCACGTGCAGTTCCCGCCGACGATGGCCGATCCGATGACCGAGGATTGGGGGACGGATGGTTGA
- the cydB gene encoding cytochrome d ubiquinol oxidase subunit II, giving the protein METWLPVAWFAVIAFGVMMYVLLDGFVLGLGILAPFAEDDDQLDHMMNTAAPIWDGNETWLVLGGAGLLAAFPKVYALVLSALYLPVLLMLIALVFRGVAFEFRFKAHTLRRAWGTAFWLGSVFAAFAQGVILGAIVEGMPLQAGKYIGGAFGWFSPFSMLTGVAVMSGYALLGATWLILKTDGRLQTMARTLARPLTLNVFAFIGLVSAWLPFLDSHVMARWFEGNRFLWLSPVPLLVLLATFALWRAIPRDDRDARPFVLSLSLFLLGFAGLLLGMWPYIVPPVLTIWDAAAPPATQGFALAGLVVLLPAILGYTWWSYSVFKGKVAADAGYH; this is encoded by the coding sequence ATGGAAACCTGGCTTCCCGTCGCATGGTTCGCGGTGATCGCGTTCGGCGTGATGATGTACGTGCTGCTCGACGGCTTCGTGCTGGGGCTCGGCATCCTCGCGCCGTTCGCGGAAGACGACGACCAGCTCGATCACATGATGAACACCGCCGCGCCGATCTGGGACGGCAACGAAACCTGGCTGGTGCTCGGTGGCGCCGGTCTGCTCGCGGCGTTTCCGAAGGTCTATGCGCTGGTGCTGTCGGCGTTGTATCTGCCGGTGCTGCTGATGCTGATCGCGCTGGTGTTCCGCGGCGTGGCCTTCGAGTTCCGGTTCAAGGCACACACGCTGCGGCGCGCGTGGGGCACCGCATTCTGGCTGGGCTCGGTGTTCGCCGCGTTCGCGCAGGGCGTGATCCTTGGCGCGATCGTCGAGGGCATGCCGCTGCAGGCGGGCAAATACATCGGTGGCGCGTTCGGCTGGTTCAGCCCGTTCTCGATGCTGACCGGCGTTGCGGTGATGTCCGGCTATGCGTTGCTCGGCGCGACGTGGCTGATCCTCAAGACCGATGGCAGGCTGCAGACGATGGCGCGCACGCTTGCGCGACCGCTCACGTTGAATGTGTTCGCCTTCATCGGTCTGGTCAGCGCGTGGCTGCCGTTCCTGGACAGCCATGTGATGGCGCGCTGGTTCGAGGGCAACCGTTTCCTGTGGCTCTCGCCGGTGCCGCTGCTGGTACTGCTGGCGACCTTCGCGCTGTGGCGGGCGATTCCGCGCGACGATCGCGACGCGCGCCCGTTCGTGCTGAGTCTGTCGCTGTTCCTGCTCGGCTTCGCAGGACTGCTGTTGGGCATGTGGCCGTACATCGTGCCGCCCGTATTGACGATCTGGGACGCCGCCGCGCCGCCGGCCACCCAGGGCTTCGCGCTGGCGGGATTGGTGGTGCTGCTGCCGGCGATCCTCGGCTACACATGGTGGTCGTATTCGGTGTTCAAGGGGAAAGTGGCGGCGGACGCGGGGTATCACTGA
- a CDS encoding cytochrome ubiquinol oxidase subunit I — protein MSLDPLLLSRIQFGFVISFHILFPAFTIGVASWLAFLEWRWLRTRDAAWRDLYVFWLKIFAVSFGMGVVSGIVMSFQFGTNWSVLSEKAGNVIGPLLSYEVLTAFFMEATFLGVMLFGMKRVSEKLHFFATCMVALGTLISTFWITSANSWMQTPAGYEIVDGVFHAKDWWAVIFNPSFPYRLVHMVLAAFLTTCFVIGGVGAAYLLRGQHRDAATRMLKLSVAFAAIVVPLQILAGDMHGLNTLQYQPMKVAAMEGHWRDGEPGEGVPLVVFAVPNAAEERNDYAIEIPRLGSLILTHSADGTIAPLTSVPADQRPPVAPVFFAFRVMVGIGSAMLALVLLSAFAWRRGWLFDVRHRVGRWLLRGWQAMTLSGFVAILAGWYVTEIGRQPYTVYGLLRTAESNSAVSGAEVAFSLAVFALVYVCVFGAGIWYLLKLVRKGPQPHEPAPDTDDGEKTPARPLSLPDEALETPTAGGAV, from the coding sequence ATGTCGCTCGACCCCCTGCTGTTGTCGCGGATCCAGTTCGGATTCGTCATTTCGTTCCATATCCTCTTTCCCGCCTTCACCATCGGCGTCGCCAGTTGGCTGGCATTCCTGGAATGGCGCTGGCTGCGCACCCGCGATGCGGCATGGCGCGATCTCTACGTGTTCTGGCTGAAGATCTTCGCGGTCAGCTTCGGCATGGGCGTGGTGTCGGGCATCGTCATGAGTTTCCAGTTCGGCACCAACTGGTCGGTGCTCAGCGAGAAGGCCGGCAACGTCATCGGCCCGCTGCTCAGTTACGAAGTGCTGACCGCGTTCTTCATGGAAGCCACTTTCCTCGGGGTGATGCTGTTCGGCATGAAGCGCGTCTCGGAGAAACTGCATTTCTTCGCGACGTGCATGGTCGCGCTGGGCACGCTGATCTCGACGTTCTGGATCACTTCGGCCAACAGCTGGATGCAGACGCCGGCCGGCTACGAGATCGTCGATGGCGTCTTCCATGCCAAGGACTGGTGGGCGGTGATCTTCAACCCCTCGTTCCCGTACCGGCTCGTGCACATGGTGCTGGCCGCGTTCCTCACCACCTGTTTCGTGATCGGCGGCGTCGGTGCGGCGTATCTGCTGCGCGGCCAGCATCGCGACGCCGCGACGCGGATGCTGAAACTGTCGGTCGCCTTCGCGGCGATCGTGGTTCCGCTGCAGATCCTCGCGGGCGACATGCACGGTTTGAACACCCTGCAGTACCAGCCGATGAAGGTCGCGGCGATGGAAGGCCACTGGCGCGACGGCGAACCCGGAGAAGGCGTGCCGCTGGTGGTGTTCGCGGTGCCGAACGCGGCGGAGGAACGCAACGATTACGCGATCGAGATCCCGCGTCTGGGCAGCCTGATCCTGACCCACAGCGCCGATGGCACCATTGCGCCGCTGACCTCGGTGCCGGCCGATCAGCGTCCGCCGGTGGCGCCGGTGTTCTTCGCGTTCCGGGTGATGGTGGGCATCGGCAGCGCGATGCTGGCGCTGGTGCTGCTGTCGGCGTTCGCGTGGCGGCGCGGCTGGCTGTTCGATGTCCGGCACCGGGTCGGACGCTGGCTGCTGCGCGGCTGGCAGGCGATGACGCTCTCGGGCTTCGTCGCGATCCTCGCAGGCTGGTACGTCACCGAGATCGGCCGCCAGCCGTACACGGTCTACGGCCTGCTGCGCACGGCGGAATCGAACAGCGCGGTCTCCGGCGCGGAAGTCGCGTTCTCGCTCGCGGTATTCGCGCTGGTGTACGTGTGCGTGTTCGGCGCGGGCATCTGGTATCTGCTGAAGCTCGTGCGCAAGGGCCCGCAGCCGCACGAACCCGCGCCCGACACCGACGACGGCGAGAAAACGCCTGCGCGACCGCTGTCGCTGCCGGATGAGGCGCTTGAAACCCCGACTGCGGGAGGTGCGGTATGA